The Methanothermobacter sp. CaT2 DNA window GCCAGGATGAGGAATTTCATGAAACCTTTATTCTCCCCGCTTTACCTCAGAATCACCCTTATCTGAGATCTCCCTTATTATATCGGTGACTGCGGATCCAAGTTCCCCTATAACTCTCCCCCTACCCGAAGTTAGATCTATGACCCTGACACCCCCGGGTCCCTCAACACCCTTCAGCAGAACGATGACCGCCACGGGTTCAACTCCTGCCCCGGCAGCTGCGCCGCTTCCAGCGCCAGTATCCGATGTTGAAGCCCTTCCTTCACCCACACCGGCCCCGAATCCAACCCCCATCTTCATCAGGGGTATCAGTATCTTGTCCTCGCTTTCAATGGTCTCACCCACAAGGTTCTTCACGTCGAGGAGTTTGCGAAGCTCCTCAACGGTCGTTTTAATCGGCTCTTCAATTTTCATTTAAACCACATTGATATTATGTGATCGTTCAGGTATATGCACTTTCCCATTAAACATCCAAAAACATTTATAATGAAAGGACCCATATCCTCTATTAAATCTGGAGGCGGTAAATATGAATTTAAAACTGGTTTCTTTAATTGCGGTGCTTCTTATTGCAGGCGCCGCTGGAGTCTACATCCTAAATGGAAATGGCAGTGCAGATGGTAACACCAGCCCGGAAACTCTGGGAACCCATAAAACAGAAAACCATAAACCAGGCTCAGCCAGGATTGTCGCAACTCAGGCAGGACCTGAAACTGCAAAACCCGGTTCAAATATCACGCTGAAGTGTAAACTGAGAAATGATGGTGAGGGTCCCGCCAAAAACGTTAAGGTTTCTTCACAGGACTTCGAAAGGAGCTTCTCTGTTATAGGACCCGGTGAAGAGGTGGAATTCCAGGTCCAGATTTACATACCCACAGAGGAGGAGGTCAAGAGGGAATTCGGAGATGATGCAACGCTGTCAAACCCCTACTTTATAGGGGGCTTCGGTGTAAGCTACACGGATATGACCGGAAAACACAGCACAAACTCAAATAGCGTGGAAATACCTCTGAAAACCTGAGAAAATAAATACTGATTGTGCTAAAAATAGTTTTAAAGTTTTTGGGGGGATCTTTAGATCCCTCAAAATTATCATTCTGACCGTT harbors:
- a CDS encoding GerW family sporulation protein, which gives rise to MKIEEPIKTTVEELRKLLDVKNLVGETIESEDKILIPLMKMGVGFGAGVGEGRASTSDTGAGSGAAAGAGVEPVAVIVLLKGVEGPGGVRVIDLTSGRGRVIGELGSAVTDIIREISDKGDSEVKRGE